GAATGAATCTCTGTAACAGGCAAGGCTTTATGATCCAGGTCCGAAGGATCCAGCTTTCTCTGCCACCTCCAGAGCAAGCTTCAAGTTCTGATCAAACAACTCGCACCTGAAATAGAGAGAAAAGTAAAAGGGATGACTACCTATGGAAGAGAGTTAACAAAGCATCTCCACATCCTTTGGCTCTGCATTGTTCAAGGAGAGATTAAGGAAGATATGACACAGCAACATGACTGCTGTCGAGGTCTGACTTGGTCCTTAGTTAAGATTAAAGCTTCTTGTATAGGCCTGAATATAGGGTAGGACAGCAGGGTTTGTGCCAAGGAAGTGCACCTCCCATttctccagcagagccagcactgGAAGGAGCTCAGGTCTGTGTcctctctctgcagcagtgtgctgcagcttccttccccttccctacTTAAGGACTGTCTGCATTTGCTACTGTATAGGCAGAAAGCAATGAGGGCTTGCAGCCAGCTTACTAAAAGTGGGCTTTTCCTTACCTTATTGGCATCTCCAGGGAGTAGAAAGGATTCTTCAGAGCGAAGTCTGAGTAAATCTCATAGATTTTGCGGAGAAGAGCATCTATCCCTGTCTGCCTCGGGTCAGCAAGAACCATGAATTTGATCCCTGGAGCCACAATGCCAGGAGCATAAGGAAGGCCGAGCACAGAGACAGCCCTGACAGAGCAGAGCGGTGCCGGGTGCCCAGGGCCCGATGGTACCTGTCAGTGTCTGGAAGCAGTGCAGCTTGAAGGTGTCGGTCTCCAGCATCTCGATCCCGGAGCTCCCAACCTCAGGCGACAGCTGTGACCCGATGGCAAACAGCCTGTGGGGACAGGCCCCTCAGCGCCCCTCACCAGCCCTGCCCGCACCACCCCGTCCCGGCGCGGCGCACCCTGACTCACGAGTGGAACATGGAGGCCAGCATGAGCTTCTCGTTGGAGGAGAGCCGGTGGCGGCCAAAGCGGATGGACACCGGGTAGTTGGCGGGGTTACCCAGGAACTCCAGCACGTCCTTCCCGTCCGCCGTGAAGCGGCCGTTGACCTCGGCGCCGTTGATGGCGAGCACGGCGTGACCCactgcggggacagcgcggcGGCATCACTCTCGTTCACCGCCTCGCTCCCCCGTTCACTCGCGCCCGGCCTCGCCCGGCCCTCCCCACCCGCCGCACCGCGGATGCCGTCCCGCTGCCCGAAGGCGACGACGACGCGCTCGTCGTGCGGGCGCAAGACGAGATCGAGCGGAAAGCTGAACGTCTTCTCGGTGTCGGCGCGGGGCGCGTAGTGGTCCAGCTGGTAGATGAGGCCGCCAGCCTTGTTGACCACGTAGACGCTGAAGATCGCCATAgccccggcagcgccgccccgcccgccgccgccgccccggcagtgacgccgcggccccgcgggcCCGCCCCCGCCGCACGCCGCGCTCTTCCTTTCTCGCCGACATCTTGCGGAGCAGCTGCGGCCGCATCATggtgagcggggccgggccgggcggcgggcggcgagcCGGGCTGGGCCCCCCGAGAGAACGCTGGCGGCTCCCTGAGCGGGGCGGGAAGCCGTGCGAGGTGCCCGGGGGGGCGGCCCTGCGCCTCGCCGCTCACCCCCATCCTTCTCACCCTCTCGCAGCCGCCCAAAGACgacaagaagaagaaggacGCGGGCAAGTCCGCCAAGAAGGACAAGGACCCGGTCAACAAGTCCGGCGGCAAAGCCAAGAAGAAGGTGGGAGCCGGCGGGACTGgggcgcggggcgcggcgggatccccgggcccggcgcgtGTGCGGCGTGGCCGGGCCTCGAGAGCCGCCCGAAGGCGGGCGGGCACCTTGTTGTTAAAGGAGCCGGCTCTTCACCTGCCAGCAAGTAGTACACAATAGCAGtaactaataataataataataataatgcgTTGTGCACAAACCTGAGTAACAGAGTAACAGAGTCCTCTTGTTTTTAGATACTGCAGGTATTATCCTCAGCACGTTCATTTACACAGGCAATTTTGTGCGTCTCATTAGTCCTTTAGTTTGGGATGTGTTATGGAAACATTTAATAGTGCAGTTCTTGGGGCATCGTTTAGCTCCATCTTTTGTTCTTGCTTACAAGATGGCTTAGGGATGCtggtgttttttctctcttttcaagTAGAAGTGGTCCAAAGGGAAAGTGAGAGACAAGTTGAACAACCTTGTCCTGTTTGACAAGGCCACTTACGACAAACTGTGCAAAGAAGTGCCCAACTACAAGCTCATCACACCTGCAGTTGTCTCAGAAAGGCTGAAGATTCGAGGCTCCCTGGCTCGGGCTGCCCTCCAGGAGCTCCTCAGCAAAGGTGAGCACTCAGAAATAGtaaaaaaacagaaagctgCTTGTACTGGCTGTTTGGCTTTCCTTGCTTGCGCAGCAGCTTTCCTGCAGCATCTGAACCGCCCCATGCGTAAATTGTTTTTGGAGAGCCGCTGCCTTAGCTTGCATTTCAGAAGTGCTCCAAAGTATGGAGCAGCAGTTTGTTACATAGAGGCATTGCTGTACTAAGAAAAATGTTGCCAGAAGGATGGGCTGTGGTCTAACTGCAGCCAGATGGCAACAAAAAACTTGCATAAGCTGCTGCCCCCTATTATTTCCTCCTGTACAATGCCCTGCCTCTCTGGGAGGGACCTCAGCATCCCTGGCATCTGTCAGTACATGCACACTGactgtgattttgtttttccatagGGTTGATCAAACTGGTGTCCAAACACCGAGCCCAAGTGATTTATACCCGAAACACGAAAGGTGGAGATGCGCCTGCTGCAGGGGAGGACGCGTAGGGAGGTGAGCCTGGGTGCTGAGGAGCCGCGTTGTGCTGTTGGGAGCTAATGGACAGCTGTGCAATGTGTAATAGGCAACTTCCACGTGGCTGTGGTGGGCTGTTCCTCCAGACGCTCAGGGTATTTTGCTCACATCCTTAGCAACTTTCTGGGGGAACATTACTGGAGACATCAGCTCTCCAGAATTAAAGAGCAGTTTCTGATTTTGTCCCTGTGCTCATTGGATGAGGAGAGCATTATTTGTTCCCCTCTCTGTGGGCTGCAGGGCAAATGGGCActtgtcctccctgctctcgCGTGGCACCATGGCCAAAACTGTCAAACTGTTTGTTTGTGCTTGCCTGCTTTTACCTGGTGTTCTGACTGGGGACTTCTTGCTTTGCAGGTTCTTCAGTGACTTCGTCAACAATGTGTCATACGTAGATGCACACAATAAAATTATTGATTAtaatttttcttgattttttcaATAGGGTGTATGTTTCATTACTGATGCATTATTTATAGTGGATTCTGATAGGGGTTATGGCTGTTGTCCTGTACCAGCCAGTTTTTGTCTTTATTAGTGTTACAAATGTGTTGCTGAAAGAGAAGTGAGAAACTTCTACATCACATACAGCAGCCAGTGATGTTAGACAGTGTAAAGAATGAATGTTAAAATGAAGGAAAGCAATATAAGTTTGAATGAAATTGTCAAACACCTGGTGTTACTTGCCTGCAGGGTGGGCCCTGCATTTGAAATGAGTTTCAGTTGGTCTACAAAGAgagaggcattttaaaaaaaaagtttatttctccaaaaattcttccttcagTGGGATGTGCCATGTCAGCATAGGCCACTGGCATCGCTTGCTGTACAGAGTAGGCTTTCTGACAGGGAAGATACAGCATCCACAGGAGCCTATCCTCGCTGGCAGGACCTCACTTTGTGTGGCTTTAGATGTGATGCTCAGATGAACACTCTgcccttccagggcagccagcaACAAAACTGCAGCCACCTACAGTCAGCCtttccacagcagagctgggtgtcTAGTGTTCCACATCTGATcgcctttttttcttcttttcccctgATTCAGTTCTAAACTGATGCCTGAAAGAGAGCATAGAAATCAGACTGCAGTAACCTTTACACAGAGATAATGAACACTCCTTGAAAAAGAAAGTGCTGTGCATAGTGTTCTAGCATGGAAGCTCCCTCAATATTTTTGTTACCTCAGTGAGTGGTAGCTCCAGCTAGCTGACAGAGTTGTGGCACATTAAAAGGTGCCAGCGGGCCAGTATGTGGGTCTGAAAGGTGAGCCAAGCAAAGCAAGGCAGATGCCTTCATGTGTGCAGCCTTTACAGCCACGAGCACGCTTCCTCACAAGCCATGTCTGCTGCTCCAGGCCAAGAATGATACTGCCTGGCGTAACTCATATGGCAGGATGTCTAGGTATTCTTGCTGCTacctcagagcctgctccaTGAATGGCTTGCATGGACAGAAGCTGCACACTCCCCCCTGGCATCCATCTGTGCTGCGCTGAAGCTCACCGGGActgccacctcctgccatgaTTCCATACGCGCCCAAAGGAAGGCAGCCAGCTGTCACTTGTCTGAGAGGTATGGTCAAAATTGGCACCAACACGTTCCactgggagctttttcagcttctgcttctcctctgaaaaaaaaaaaaaagaaaacaattgtagagtggtttgggttggaagggagcttaaGGATCGCATTGCTACAACCCCCTGTACCATGGATGGGGATACTTTCCcctagaccagattgctcaaaaGCCCAAATACTTTGTTCAGCAAGAGTTTTTCAAATTGCTTTTCATTCTCTAGCATGTCAAAGTGACTGTAAGGTTAACTAAAAGATGTGCAAGCTGCTCACTGTGTTTGAGAAATTCCTCATAGGAAGGTCCAATTTGTTTACTTCCGTCTTCTTCCTCTGTTAGCCATGGAGGTTTTGCTCCTAGAAGTCACAGGCAATACTTAGTTAGTTACTGAAGTTACCCTAAACTGTGACAGAATAAAAGTGTCCCCTCTTTCCCCCTGTCTGCTGCTTGTGCTATCAAGCAAGTGACCAAGTGAACTCTGGGtgttctgagaaaaaaagagcTGGCTTCCTCAGCTAAGGCCATGGCTGATCACACCCCAAATCATACactccccacagcagcagcatcaagAGTTTTTACTATGCTGATGTGTTTTCTCCTCCTCTAGTATGTCAAATATTGCCAAGAGTGGCCACCTCCTGGTTATGCTGCAACTGCTTCAAAACTGCTTTGAGTTATCCCTGTGACATTTGCAAACCATGAGGCAGCAGCCAGGTGAACCATGATGCAGGTGCACTTACCTGTGTGGACATTTCCATTCCCTTCTGTTTCCTGTTAACAGGAACATAAAATGCTTATGAGAATCTTATGTTTAGGAGTAGCTCTGAGCAAAAGAGCATTATCTTCATTCCCTTCCAGAATCAAGTTCTATTGGAAAAAGGCAGACGAAAGCTTGTCTCTTCTTTAAAAgagagtttgtttttttttttccccatggcaTATTAAATAATGTTTGCTTAATGGAAGTTAAACCTTGGGTAACTGAAACTGGGCTAGCTGCTCACCTAAATCcacaaagtgtttctttttGTGATGGA
The Anomalospiza imberbis isolate Cuckoo-Finch-1a 21T00152 chromosome 24, ASM3175350v1, whole genome shotgun sequence DNA segment above includes these coding regions:
- the TRAPPC4 gene encoding trafficking protein particle complex subunit 4, which codes for MAIFSVYVVNKAGGLIYQLDHYAPRADTEKTFSFPLDLVLRPHDERVVVAFGQRDGIRVGHAVLAINGAEVNGRFTADGKDVLEFLGNPANYPVSIRFGRHRLSSNEKLMLASMFHSLFAIGSQLSPEVGSSGIEMLETDTFKLHCFQTLTGIKFMVLADPRQTGIDALLRKIYEIYSDFALKNPFYSLEMPIRCELFDQNLKLALEVAEKAGSFGPGS
- the RPS25 gene encoding small ribosomal subunit protein eS25, producing the protein MPPKDDKKKKDAGKSAKKDKDPVNKSGGKAKKKKWSKGKVRDKLNNLVLFDKATYDKLCKEVPNYKLITPAVVSERLKIRGSLARAALQELLSKGLIKLVSKHRAQVIYTRNTKGGDAPAAGEDA